The following nucleotide sequence is from Gymnodinialimonas phycosphaerae.
CGAGGTAGCGACCTTGCTCACCTGTTTCAGCCGTGGTGAACAGCGCGGAACATGCGTTCAACGCTTCCCAATCGGGCAGGCCCGGGCAAGCTTCGGCGGTCCAGGACGGATACCACCAGTCCTCACGGGTGACGGCGTCGTGCGCTGTCACCTCGACAATGCCGCCGGCTTCCATGGCGGCGTCGAAGGACGCGCCAAACGCGCCTTCCCAAACCTCCAGCTCAAGCGTGACGTCGCCCAAGCGGATCGATTCATAAACGGCTTGGCTGTCCGTGGTCACGTATTCGACGTTCAGGCCCATGCCCTCGAATATTTGGCCCACGACGTTCGACATAACGATTTGCGATGACCAGTTGTGGATCGGAATGATGATCGGATCTTCGCTGTCAGCAACGGCAACTGCCGGTGCAAACGCCACGAGGCTGGTTGCCAATGCGGTGGTGAGTTTTCTCATTTGCAGTCTCCCTGTTCGGCCTGACCTCTAATGCTCGAGGTCTTGGGCCTGTGTTCGGATTGGTCCGAGCGGTTTGGCCAGCGAGCGCCATGATCGAATCTCGAGGTGCCGTCGCAAACGCCTGTACACAGGTTCACTGTAATTTTCCTGTAGATCAAGAAATTTTCCTGAAAGGGGTGAATTTTTCACACCGTAGATGGCATTCTGCAAGGCGGGATGTTGGCCTGATGTCCGATTTCGCATGGGTATTGTCCGAAGTATCTGCTGATTCTGTCCGATTTCGACTGCATCCTGTGCGGAAGGAGGCCTTTGCCATGACCTATTCTGGATTTCGCGTCATCAAAGAGGCGCTGACCGGCCATCGGGGGTGGGGCCCTGCATGGCGCACGCCAGAGCCTAAATCGCACTACGATTACGTGATCATCGGTGGCGGCGGGCACGGCCTTGCCACGGCGCACTACCTAGCCTCCGTCTACGGCCAAGCGCGCGTCGCGGTGCTGGAAAAGGGCTGGATCGGCGGCGGTAACGTAGGCCGGAACACAACGATCATCCGCTCCAACTACCTGCTCGACGGGAACGAGCCGTTCTATGAGATGTCCTTGAAGCTGTGGGAGGGGCTGGAGCAGGACCTGAACTATAACGCGATGGTCAGCCAGCGTGGTATCCTCAACCTGATCCACTCTGACGCGCAACGCGATGCATTCGTTCGGCGGGGCAATGCAATGATGCTGAACGGCGCCGATGCGGATCTGATGAGCACCGAGGATATCCTCAAACGCTATCCGTTTTTGAACGTCAACAATGCGCGGTTTCCCATCAAGGGCGGTCTTGCGCAGCACAGGGGCGGCACCGTTCGACATGATGCTGTCGCTTGGGGCTACGCGCGGGCGGCGGACAGGCGCGGCGTAGACATCATCCAGAATTGCGAGGTGACGGGCTTCCGGATCGAAAATGGCAAATGCTTGGGTGTCGAGACATCGCGCGGCTTCGTCGGCGCGGGCAAAGTGGCGGCCTGCGTCGCCGGATCGTCGGGGCGGTTGATGGCGAAGGCGGGCATGCGCCTGCCGATCGAAAGCCACGTCTTGCAGGCCTTCGTGACCGAAGGGCTGAAGCCGGTTCTTCCGGGCGTGATCACCTTCGGGGCCGGTCACTTTTATTGTAGCCAGTCCGACAAGGGCGGGTTGGTCTTTGGCGGCGACATCGATGGCTACAACTCCTATGCACAAAGGGGCAACCTGCCGGTCGTCGAAGACGTGTGCGAGGGCGGCATGGCGATCTTCCCCATGCTTGGCCGCGTGCGGCTTTTGCGGATGTGGGGCGGCATCATGGACATGTCGATGGATGGCTCCCCGATCATCGACCAGACCCATATCGAAGGGCTCTATTTCAATGGTGGCTGGTGCTACGGCGGATTCAAGGCCACGCCCGCCAGCGGCATGGCCTACGCCCATCTTCTGGCGACGGGACAGCCGCATGAGAAGGCCACGGCCTACCGCTTTGATCGGTTCGAGACGGGCCGGATGATCGACGAAAAAGGGATGGGCAATCAGCCCAATTTGCATTGAACAGTCTTAGCAAAAGTGGGCACCGGTTTTGCGGTTCGAGATTGCGAAGGAATTAGACAAGATGATTATCAATCACCCCCTCCTTGGCCCCCGCGACGCCGCTGAATTCACTTATCTGGGCGACGCCAAGATGATCCACCGCCCGACCGCGTGGGAGGCCGAGGACGCGCTGGCGCAATTCACGGAATATGGCTACCTGCGCGACAACCCCGCAGGCACCCACCGAGAGCTGTGGTTCCACGAGCAGGGCGACCGCTCCTGGCTTGTCGTGACGCGTGACACCACCACCCATGAGATCTCGGACGTGCAACTGGCCCGCGATGTCGCCCGTGCAGAGGGACGCGGCAAATGACCCAGGTTAATCGACTGCAAGGCGGCCAGATCGACCGCGCTTCGACGCTGAATTTCAGCTTCGATGGCAAGTCTTTCCAAGGTCATCCGGGCGATACGCTGGCCTCGGCGCTTCTGGCCAATGGCGTGCGCCTCATGGGGCGCTCGTTCAAATACCATCGCCCGCGCGGCCCCCTGACAGCAGGCTCGGAAGAGCCCAACGCCATGGTGGAGCTGCGCACCGGCGCGCGGCAGGAACCCAACACCCGCGCCACCACGGCGGAGCTGTTCGACGGGCTGGTGGCACGCTCACAGAACCGTTGGCCTTCGCTGTCCTTCGACGCCATGGCAATCAACGACCGCTTGTCGCCGTTTTTGACGGCGGGGTTCTATTACAAAACGTTCATGTGGCCCGCCGCGTTCTGGGAAAAGCTCTATGAGCCGATCATCAGGCGGGCGGCAGGCCTTGGCTCGATCTCATTCGAGCCGGATCCAGACACCTACGACAAAGGCTTCCTGCATTGCGATCTGCTCATCATCGGGGCGGGGCCGGCAGGCCTTTCCGCAGCTTTGACGGCCGGCCGTGCGGGGGCGCGGGTGATTCTGGCGGAAGAGGATTTTGCCCTTGGGGGCCGCCTGACGTCGGAGACCTTCACCATCGGGCAGGGCAGCGGGGCCGATTGGGCAGCGCAGGCCGTGGGCGAACTGGCCTCCATGGACAATGTCCGAGTGATGCCGCGCACCACGATCATGGGTGCTTTCGATCATGGCATCTACGGCGCGGTTGAACGGGTCAGCGATCACTTGGCTGAACCCGCTCCCGGCAAGCCGCGCCAGATCCTGTGGCGGATCTATTCGCAGCGCGCGGTCCTGTGCGGCGGCGCTACCGAGCGGCCCATCGCGTTCAACAACAACGACCGCCCCGGCATCATGCTGGCCGGTGCCATGCGCACTTACGCCAACCGCTTTGCCGCTACCCCGGCGCAGTGCGTGGCGATCTTCACTAACAACGACGACGGCCACCGCACCGCCGCCGATCTGCATGCCAAGGGCGTCAAGATCGCCGCCGTTCTCGACGTGCGGTTCGATGCGCCGATCAACCACAACTACGAGGTCCTGAGCGGCGCGCAGGTCGTGGACAGCAAGGGCAGACTTGGTCTCAGCTTCATCGAGGCAGAGTTGGCCGATGGCTCTAGCCGGACCATCGAGGCAGGCGCTTTGGCCGTTTCGGGCGGGTGGAACCCCAATGTCCACATGACCTGCCACCAGCGAGGGCGACCCGTCTGGAATGACGCGCTGGCGGCGTTTGTTCCGGACCTCATGGGTGTTCCGGGCCTGCGTGTGGCCGGTGCTGCGAAGGGGCATATGTCCACCCACGGCGCGCTGGAAACCGGCGCGGCCGAGGCTGTCGCCGCACTGGCCGATATCGGCATTACCGCCGCCCGCGCGGATCTGCCCGAGGCCGAGGATGCGCCCGTCAACATCACGCCCTATTGGACCGTTCCCGGGGCGTCCCGCGCCTGGCTGGATCAGCAAAACGACGTGACCGTGAAGGACGTGAAGCTCGCCCATCAGGAGAACTTCACCTCCGTCGAGCACCTCAAGCGCTATACCACGCTGGGTATGGCGACGGACCAGGGCAAGACTTCGAACATGGGCGGCCTTGCAATCATGGCGGAACTGGCGGGCAAACCGATCCCCGAGGTGGGAACTACGATCTTCCGCCCGCCTTACACGCCTACCGCCATTGGTGCCTTCGCGGGCCGATCCCGCGATGTAGACTTCCGCCCGACCCGCAAGACGCCCTCGCACGTTTGGGCCGAAGAGCAGGGCGCGGTCTTCGTCGAAGTTGGCATGTGGCTGCGCGCGCAGTGGTTCCCGAGACCCGGCGAGACGCATTGGCGCGAAAGCGTGGATCGCGAGGTGCTGCAAACGCGCCGCTCCGTTGGCGTGTGCGATGTGACAACCCTTGGCAAGGTAGACGTGCAGGGCACGGACGCGGCCACGTTCCTCAACAAGATCTACTGCAACGCCTTCGCCAAGCTGGCCGTCGGCAAGACCCGCTACGGCCTGATGCTGCGTGAAGACGGCATTGCCATGGACGACGGCACCGCGGGCCGCCTGGCAGAGGATCATTTCGTAGTCACCACCACCACCGCCAACGCGGTGCCAGTCTATCGCCACATGGAATTCGTGCGGCAATGCCTCTACCCCGATCTCGACGTGCAACTGATCTCCACCACCGAGGCTTGGGCGCAATACGCCGTCGCGGGGCCCAATTCCCGCGCGCTGCTGAAAAAGATCGTGGACCCGGAATTCGACATCTCCAACGAGGGGTTCGAATTCATGGCCTGCGCCAACATTACGGTCTGCGGCGGGTTGCGGGCGCGTCTCTTCCGGATCTCCTTCTCGGGCGAATTGGCCTTTGAGATCGCGGTGCCGACCCGCTATGGCGATGCGCTGATGCGCAAGATCATGGCGGCTGGCGCGGAGTTCGACGTGGTGCCCTACGGCACCGAGGCGCTCGGCGTCATGCGGATCGAGAAGGGCCACGCGGCGGGCAATGAGTTGAATGGCACGACCACGGCGCTCAACCTCGGGATGGGGCGGATGGTGTCGAAGAAAAAGGACTCGATTGGGTCTACCCTTTCGGAACGCGTGGGCCTGAACGAGGAAGACGCCCTTAAATTGGTGGGTTTCAAGCCCGTGGACTTTACCAATACCGTGCCCGCCGGCGCACACTTGATGACCAAAGGCGACCCGGTCGATGCAGCGCACGATCAGGGCTATGTCACCTCGGCCTGCTACTCGCCCAACCTTGGCTGTGCGATTGGCATCGGCTTCCTGAAATCCGGCGACACGCGGATCGGTGAAGTCATTCGCCTCGTAAGTCCGCTGACTGGCGTGGATCACGACGTTGAAGTCGTCAGCGCCCATTTCGTCGATCCGGAAGGGGAGAGGCTCCGTGCATGATCTGCAACCACTGACCGCGTTGGGCGGCACCTCCCCCCGTGAGGACATGATCGGGACCACCACGCTGACCGAACGGCCCGATATAGCGCTGGCTTCTGTTGCCGCGCGGATGGGGCAGGAAGAGGCCTGTCGTGCCCACCTTGCTGAAGTGATCGGCGCTGTGCCGGCGCCGGGCAAGGTGCAGCTGCATGATCCGGAGGCAGGGTTCTGGATGAGCCCCGATAGCTGGATGATCGGCGCGCCGTTCGCGACGCACGAGGATTTGGCCGATCAACTCAAGCAGCGGTTTGGTGATACCGCTTCCGTGACGGAGCAAACCGATGCGTGGGTTGTATTCGACCTGCGCGGCGCCGGGATGGAGGATGTGATGGAGCGGCTTTGCGCCATCGACATCCGCACCATGCAGACCGGCGACGGCACGCGGACGGTGATTGATCACCTTGGCTGCTTCCTGCTGCGGCGGGACCCTTCCGATTGGGTGCGTATCCTTGGCCCACGCTCTGCCGCCGGTTCCCTGCATCACGCGCTTGTCACGGCGATGCACTCAGTTGCCTAGATCGCGGGCACCGGAACATTGCCGTTCACGCGGAACAAGTTGATGCGCTCGCGGTCTTCGCGCGGGCTGAGGCCGAAGACCTCGGTGTAGTAACGTTTCAGAATCGACGTGCTGGAATAGCCCACGGCCTCGGCGATTTCGGTGAAGGATTGGTTGGTGTACATCACCAATTGCCGCGCGGCCTTCATCCGCATCCGCCGCAGGTAATTGGACGGGTTGAGCCCTGTGGCCTTCTTGAAACTGCGCTCCAGCTGGCGGGGCGAGATGCCGACCGCATCCGCGACATCGGACAGGCGCGGCGGGTCGGACAGTGCCGCCGAATAGATGTCAATCACGCGGGCGACATTGGCGGGCAGGGACTGTTCGGACTTGGCGACGCTGCTGATCGTCGGGATGGACTGGCGCACGTCATCGGTACGCATCATCGGGTGCTGGAACCAACACGCGACCTCGGTGGCAGTGGCTTCACCCAGCCGAGTGCGGATCAATTGCAGGGATAAATCAAACGCCGCCGCAGCGCCCGAAGCTGTTAGGATCGTATCGGAGACTTCAATCACTTGGTCCGAGGTCGGCGTATTCGGAAATTCTGCCTCAAACGCGGCCGCATAACACCAATGGACAGATATCGCGTCGCGGACCTGAACGCCGCTGCGCGTCAGGGGAAACACCCCGCCTGAGACCGCGCCAAGCGTCGTTCCGTGGCGGGCCAATCCTCGCAGGTGGCCCGCTGTACTGGCCGCCTCAAAGGGTGAATTCGGGGCCGCGAGCAGGATTAGACAATCGACGGCCAGATCACTCCTCAGAACGATATCCGCCTCGAACGACACCCCTGCGCTGGCCAGAACCTTCTCGCGTGCTTCCGACACCAATACCCATTCGAAGGTTTCCGTTTTCGAGATTTCGTTGGCCGCGCGCAGCGGCTCAATCATTGATGTCAGGCATGCCATCGGGAACCCCGGGAACAGGAGAAAACCGATCTTGTATGTGTTTGAGCGCGTCATGATGTCCACTGTGAGGAATATTTTGAGCCTTCACAAGAAACACCTAAGGTCTATCATAGAGAAAAAAGAGGTTTTTATGAACAAGATTGATCCCCCGGCACTGACGCAAAACCCTCACTCCATCAGTGAGCAGCGCGAAAACGTCCTTGAAGTGGCGATCGGGCGTGAGGTCCGCGCATACCGCAAGCAACAGAATATTACCGTGGCAGAGCTGTCGACCATGACGGGCCTGTCCATCGGCATGCTGTCGAAGATCGAGAACGGCAATACCTCGCCTTCGCTTGGTACGCTGGAATCCCTTTCCCATGCTCTGGCGGTTCCGTTGACGTCGTTCTTTCGCAAGTTCGAAGAACGCAGGCAAGCCGTGCACACCAAGGCGGGGGAAGGATCCGTCGTGGTTGCCGAGGGCACGCGCGCCGGGCACCAGTACAACCTTCTTGGGCACATCGGCTCCAACTCCAGTGGCGTCATTGTGGAGCCTTACCTGATCACTCTGACAAGCAAATCCGATACGTTCGAGATATTCCAGCATGGCGGGATCGAGACGATCTACATGCTGGAAGGCGCGGTGGATTACCGCCATGGCGACGAAGTTTACCCCCTGCGCCCTGGCGATACGCTGCATTTTGATGCCGACGCGCCCCATGGTCCAGAGCGTTTGATCGAGCTTCCCGCGCGCTATATTGCAGTGATCAGCTATCCCCAGAACACGTGACGCGCAGCGCCGCTGCTATTGGCGCAGCGGCGGCTCCGTGTCTTGGTCTGGCCAAACGCCCGGCGAGGTCGGCTGTCCGTCGTCAAACTGGCTGAGGTAGTCAAGCATCATCGGGCGGTTGTCGATGAAGCCCTTGTATGTCGCCAGTTCCACCGGCAGATCGCGCACAACGCGGTGCAACCTGCGGCCCCATTTCGGCATCGTCATCAGGTCTTGGAAACTGCACAGGTAGCAGCGGATCGGGAACACCAGTGCGTTGGAGCGTGGCAGACGGAAGAAGGTCTGCAATTCCACGCGCAGATGCTGTTTGGAGCCGATATTCTCGGGCGTCAGGGACGTCTTCTGGATGCCCCACTTGTGATAGTTCTCGGGCGATGTATCAAGCAGCGGATTGACCGTCATCGTCCAGTTCAAGCGACGTGCGGGCGCACCTTGCTGGATGTTGAGCAGGAATTTGAGCGCGCGCTTGAAAATCCCCATCTCGTGGGCCAGCGGCACCGGTGCGTGCCACTCGAAGAAATTCATGCCGATGTCGAAGTCAAGCGACCAATCGGCTTGCGTCGTGACCATGCCCGCGTCCATCCACAACATCTCGTCGCGTTGATCCAGCACGCAGAAATCGCCCTGCGCCTGCCGAGTGATGTATTCCATCGGGCCGTAGGGCAGGGTGGTCTCGTCAAGGAAAGTGAAGGTGTCGTCGATACCTAGCGGCTTGTTGACCCAGCGCCACGTGTCGCCGTCGCGGTGCAACTCGAACAGGTCCGGGTAATCCTCGGACTTCGAAACCATGATCAACTCTAGCAAGTCCCAGCCCGCCAGCGTCATATGGGGCAGGGACTGACACCGCAGCGGATCATCGGCCAGCACCATGGCGCGGTCGCGCATCTCGGCGACGTAATGCTCATCCACATCAAAGCGCTTCTCGTAGACCGAGCCCTCGGGCCCCCCCCGGTGCTGCTCCATGTTGACGGCATACATGTAGCTGTCTTCGTGGAACGGGAAGGGAAAGCGTTTGATCGCCCAAGCGGAGTTGTGAAACGAGTAGTCGTCGCGGAACGTTTCGTCGTTGAATTGGATGGTCATGTTATTTCCCTTTCACGCAACTTGGCCGAAAACCGGTACCCACTGTTCGGGATGCGTTCATCTGTCTAGCTCCAGCGTGCCGAGGAACCGGCTGACGCAGGGCATGATTTTCTCGCCGCTGGCATGTTGTTCGTCGTCCAGCCAATGGTCTCGGTGGATGAAATCTCCGTCCGCTTTGACGACGTCTGTCTCACATTGTCCGCACGCCCCGCCCCGGCACAGGAAGGGCGCATCCACGCCCGCCCGCTCGATGGCTTCCAGCAGGCTTTCTGTCTCGCCCACGGTGATTATCTTGTCGGACTTGCACAGCCGGACTTCGAACTCCTTGCCTGGCTGCGGCGCGAGGAATTCTTCCGAATGCACCTGCGCATCCGGCCAACCGGACGCTGAGGCCGTGGCATGAATCCAGCCGATCATACCTTTGGGCCCGCAGACATAGGCATTGGTGCCAAGGGGTTGACCGTCCAACAGGTTTTCCAGCGGGATCGATTGGCTCTGGTCGTCATAGTAGACGTAGACCTTGTTGGGATACTTGTAGCGCAGCTGATCTACGTAGGTGCCAAGGGCTTCGGTCCGCACGGCGTAGTGCAATTCCCAATTGCCGTTGGAGCGTTCCAGTTGCGCGATCATCGACATGAAGGGCGTAATGCCAATACCGCCGGCAAAAAACAGATGCTTGCGGGCGCGCAAATCCATCGAGAACAGGTTAATGGGGACAGAGATGTTCATCTTGTCCCCGACCTTCACGTTGCGGTGCATGAACAGCGACCCGCCCCGGCCCTGATCGTCGCGGCGCACCGAAATGGCATAGGTGGACAGATCGCCTGGGTCGCTCATCAGAGAGTAGGGGTTGAGGCGGGTTCGGTCGCCGTCCTGCATCTCCACCACCGTATGGGCACCGCCGGAAAACGGCGGAAAAGCGGCACCGTCCACGCGAGAGAACTCGAACCGGGTGACCAGTTCATTAATTGGCACAACGGCGCTGACCACGACCGCCAGCTGTTCGGCACCGGGTTTGGCTTTTTGGGGGGCGGCGCTCATGAGTACAGCTCCACGGGGTCAGGGACATTTCCGGGGTCTTCGGCGTCGATGCACACGCCCTGATAGGCGGCGAGGCGGCGCGAGTAATGATCACGCACGAACAGATGCAGCCCGCAGTGGGCGCATTGGAA
It contains:
- a CDS encoding sarcosine oxidase subunit delta, with the translated sequence MIINHPLLGPRDAAEFTYLGDAKMIHRPTAWEAEDALAQFTEYGYLRDNPAGTHRELWFHEQGDRSWLVVTRDTTTHEISDVQLARDVARAEGRGK
- a CDS encoding PDR/VanB family oxidoreductase, which encodes MSAAPQKAKPGAEQLAVVVSAVVPINELVTRFEFSRVDGAAFPPFSGGAHTVVEMQDGDRTRLNPYSLMSDPGDLSTYAISVRRDDQGRGGSLFMHRNVKVGDKMNISVPINLFSMDLRARKHLFFAGGIGITPFMSMIAQLERSNGNWELHYAVRTEALGTYVDQLRYKYPNKVYVYYDDQSQSIPLENLLDGQPLGTNAYVCGPKGMIGWIHATASASGWPDAQVHSEEFLAPQPGKEFEVRLCKSDKIITVGETESLLEAIERAGVDAPFLCRGGACGQCETDVVKADGDFIHRDHWLDDEQHASGEKIMPCVSRFLGTLELDR
- a CDS encoding helix-turn-helix domain-containing protein, which gives rise to MNKIDPPALTQNPHSISEQRENVLEVAIGREVRAYRKQQNITVAELSTMTGLSIGMLSKIENGNTSPSLGTLESLSHALAVPLTSFFRKFEERRQAVHTKAGEGSVVVAEGTRAGHQYNLLGHIGSNSSGVIVEPYLITLTSKSDTFEIFQHGGIETIYMLEGAVDYRHGDEVYPLRPGDTLHFDADAPHGPERLIELPARYIAVISYPQNT
- a CDS encoding sarcosine oxidase subunit beta family protein, which gives rise to MTYSGFRVIKEALTGHRGWGPAWRTPEPKSHYDYVIIGGGGHGLATAHYLASVYGQARVAVLEKGWIGGGNVGRNTTIIRSNYLLDGNEPFYEMSLKLWEGLEQDLNYNAMVSQRGILNLIHSDAQRDAFVRRGNAMMLNGADADLMSTEDILKRYPFLNVNNARFPIKGGLAQHRGGTVRHDAVAWGYARAADRRGVDIIQNCEVTGFRIENGKCLGVETSRGFVGAGKVAACVAGSSGRLMAKAGMRLPIESHVLQAFVTEGLKPVLPGVITFGAGHFYCSQSDKGGLVFGGDIDGYNSYAQRGNLPVVEDVCEGGMAIFPMLGRVRLLRMWGGIMDMSMDGSPIIDQTHIEGLYFNGGWCYGGFKATPASGMAYAHLLATGQPHEKATAYRFDRFETGRMIDEKGMGNQPNLH
- a CDS encoding sarcosine oxidase subunit alpha family protein, whose product is MTQVNRLQGGQIDRASTLNFSFDGKSFQGHPGDTLASALLANGVRLMGRSFKYHRPRGPLTAGSEEPNAMVELRTGARQEPNTRATTAELFDGLVARSQNRWPSLSFDAMAINDRLSPFLTAGFYYKTFMWPAAFWEKLYEPIIRRAAGLGSISFEPDPDTYDKGFLHCDLLIIGAGPAGLSAALTAGRAGARVILAEEDFALGGRLTSETFTIGQGSGADWAAQAVGELASMDNVRVMPRTTIMGAFDHGIYGAVERVSDHLAEPAPGKPRQILWRIYSQRAVLCGGATERPIAFNNNDRPGIMLAGAMRTYANRFAATPAQCVAIFTNNDDGHRTAADLHAKGVKIAAVLDVRFDAPINHNYEVLSGAQVVDSKGRLGLSFIEAELADGSSRTIEAGALAVSGGWNPNVHMTCHQRGRPVWNDALAAFVPDLMGVPGLRVAGAAKGHMSTHGALETGAAEAVAALADIGITAARADLPEAEDAPVNITPYWTVPGASRAWLDQQNDVTVKDVKLAHQENFTSVEHLKRYTTLGMATDQGKTSNMGGLAIMAELAGKPIPEVGTTIFRPPYTPTAIGAFAGRSRDVDFRPTRKTPSHVWAEEQGAVFVEVGMWLRAQWFPRPGETHWRESVDREVLQTRRSVGVCDVTTLGKVDVQGTDAATFLNKIYCNAFAKLAVGKTRYGLMLREDGIAMDDGTAGRLAEDHFVVTTTTANAVPVYRHMEFVRQCLYPDLDVQLISTTEAWAQYAVAGPNSRALLKKIVDPEFDISNEGFEFMACANITVCGGLRARLFRISFSGELAFEIAVPTRYGDALMRKIMAAGAEFDVVPYGTEALGVMRIEKGHAAGNELNGTTTALNLGMGRMVSKKKDSIGSTLSERVGLNEEDALKLVGFKPVDFTNTVPAGAHLMTKGDPVDAAHDQGYVTSACYSPNLGCAIGIGFLKSGDTRIGEVIRLVSPLTGVDHDVEVVSAHFVDPEGERLRA
- a CDS encoding heme-dependent oxidative N-demethylase family protein encodes the protein MTIQFNDETFRDDYSFHNSAWAIKRFPFPFHEDSYMYAVNMEQHRGGPEGSVYEKRFDVDEHYVAEMRDRAMVLADDPLRCQSLPHMTLAGWDLLELIMVSKSEDYPDLFELHRDGDTWRWVNKPLGIDDTFTFLDETTLPYGPMEYITRQAQGDFCVLDQRDEMLWMDAGMVTTQADWSLDFDIGMNFFEWHAPVPLAHEMGIFKRALKFLLNIQQGAPARRLNWTMTVNPLLDTSPENYHKWGIQKTSLTPENIGSKQHLRVELQTFFRLPRSNALVFPIRCYLCSFQDLMTMPKWGRRLHRVVRDLPVELATYKGFIDNRPMMLDYLSQFDDGQPTSPGVWPDQDTEPPLRQ
- a CDS encoding GlxA family transcriptional regulator, whose amino-acid sequence is MIEPLRAANEISKTETFEWVLVSEAREKVLASAGVSFEADIVLRSDLAVDCLILLAAPNSPFEAASTAGHLRGLARHGTTLGAVSGGVFPLTRSGVQVRDAISVHWCYAAAFEAEFPNTPTSDQVIEVSDTILTASGAAAAFDLSLQLIRTRLGEATATEVACWFQHPMMRTDDVRQSIPTISSVAKSEQSLPANVARVIDIYSAALSDPPRLSDVADAVGISPRQLERSFKKATGLNPSNYLRRMRMKAARQLVMYTNQSFTEIAEAVGYSSTSILKRYYTEVFGLSPREDRERINLFRVNGNVPVPAI
- a CDS encoding sarcosine oxidase subunit gamma; amino-acid sequence: MHDLQPLTALGGTSPREDMIGTTTLTERPDIALASVAARMGQEEACRAHLAEVIGAVPAPGKVQLHDPEAGFWMSPDSWMIGAPFATHEDLADQLKQRFGDTASVTEQTDAWVVFDLRGAGMEDVMERLCAIDIRTMQTGDGTRTVIDHLGCFLLRRDPSDWVRILGPRSAAGSLHHALVTAMHSVA